The following proteins are encoded in a genomic region of Nocardioides conyzicola:
- a CDS encoding lysophospholipid acyltransferase family protein, translating into MPIVRPALLATTTHTWIGGENIPSTGGFILVLNHVSHVDPLTAAHIVYDHGRLPRYLAKSGLFKNKALAFFLRAAGQIPVERMSKNAAGAFDAAVAAVRAGECVVVYPEGTLTRDPDGWPMTGKSGAARIALETGCPVIPVGQWGAQAILPPYAKRPDLFPRKPITMKVGTPVDLTDLIAQERTPAVIQQATDRIMATITHLVEEVRGEKAPAERFDMKKLGVQQIGNPTKKKTSRRDTA; encoded by the coding sequence GTGCCCATCGTGCGGCCCGCGTTGCTCGCCACCACCACCCACACGTGGATCGGCGGCGAGAACATCCCGTCGACCGGGGGCTTCATCCTGGTGCTCAACCACGTGTCGCACGTGGACCCGCTGACCGCCGCGCACATCGTCTATGACCACGGGCGGCTGCCGCGCTACCTGGCGAAGTCGGGCCTGTTCAAGAACAAGGCGCTGGCGTTCTTCCTCAGGGCCGCTGGCCAGATCCCCGTCGAGCGGATGAGCAAGAACGCCGCGGGCGCCTTCGACGCGGCCGTTGCTGCCGTCCGAGCGGGGGAGTGCGTGGTGGTCTACCCCGAGGGCACGCTGACCCGGGACCCGGACGGATGGCCGATGACGGGGAAGTCCGGCGCGGCGCGGATCGCGCTCGAGACCGGTTGCCCGGTGATCCCGGTCGGGCAGTGGGGCGCGCAGGCGATCCTGCCGCCGTACGCGAAGAGGCCGGACCTCTTCCCCCGCAAGCCGATCACGATGAAGGTCGGCACCCCGGTGGACCTCACCGACCTGATCGCGCAGGAGCGGACCCCGGCGGTGATCCAGCAGGCGACCGACCGGATCATGGCGACCATCACCCACCTCGTCGAGGAGGTCCGCGGCGAGAAGGCGCCGGCCGAGCGGTTCGACATGAAGAAGCTGGGCGTGCAGCAGATCGGCAACCCCACCAAGAAGAAGACGTCGCGAAGGGACACAGCATGA
- a CDS encoding HU family DNA-binding protein, which yields MNKSEFIDALSSRFDGNKKAASHALESVLDTITREVAKGEKVAITGFGSFEKRIREARWVRNPQTGARIKAKKTAVPKFTAGADLKNVVSGAKKLPKLTLAAAPAAAKKATAAAKKAAPVKKAAPAKKAAPAKKAAPAKKAAPAKKAAPAKKSAPVKKAAPAKKAPAKKAPATKAAPAKKAAPAKKTAPVKKAAPAKKAAPAKKAPAKKAPAKKTAKKA from the coding sequence GTGAACAAGTCAGAGTTCATCGACGCACTCTCGTCACGTTTCGACGGGAACAAGAAGGCCGCTTCACACGCACTGGAGTCCGTGCTGGACACCATCACGCGCGAGGTTGCCAAGGGCGAGAAGGTCGCGATCACCGGCTTCGGATCCTTCGAGAAGCGGATTCGCGAGGCGCGATGGGTACGTAACCCGCAGACCGGCGCGCGGATCAAGGCGAAGAAGACGGCGGTGCCGAAGTTCACCGCCGGCGCCGATCTCAAGAACGTCGTGTCGGGGGCCAAGAAGCTGCCGAAGCTGACGCTGGCCGCCGCGCCGGCCGCCGCGAAGAAGGCGACCGCCGCCGCGAAGAAGGCGGCTCCGGTCAAGAAGGCCGCTCCGGCGAAGAAGGCGGCTCCTGCCAAGAAGGCGGCTCCGGCGAAGAAGGCAGCGCCCGCCAAGAAGGCCGCACCGGCCAAGAAGTCGGCGCCCGTGAAGAAGGCCGCTCCGGCCAAGAAGGCACCTGCGAAGAAGGCGCCGGCCACGAAGGCCGCTCCGGCGAAGAAGGCGGCACCCGCCAAGAAGACCGCTCCGGTCAAGAAGGCGGCTCCGGCGAAGAAGGCAGCACCCGCCAAGAAGGCCCCGGCCAAGAAGGCACCCGCGAAGAAGACGGCCAAGAAGGCCTGA
- the leuD gene encoding 3-isopropylmalate dehydratase small subunit: MDKFTSHTGVGVPLRRSNVDTDQIIPAEYLKRVTRTGFEDGLFAAWRNDPTFILNNEAYAGGSVLVAGPDFGTGSSREHAVWALQNYGFRAVISPRFGDIFRGNSGKAGLVAAQVDEKVVQRLWDLLDERPGATVTVDLETRTVRAGEGVDAIEDSFDIDDYTRWRLLEGLDDIGITLGHDEDIAAFEASRPTWKPVTIHAG; encoded by the coding sequence ATGGACAAGTTCACCAGCCACACCGGCGTCGGCGTGCCCTTGCGGCGCAGCAATGTCGACACCGACCAGATCATCCCGGCCGAGTACCTCAAGCGCGTCACGCGCACCGGCTTCGAGGACGGCCTCTTCGCCGCCTGGCGCAACGACCCCACCTTCATCCTCAACAACGAGGCGTACGCCGGCGGCTCGGTGCTGGTCGCCGGCCCCGACTTCGGCACCGGGTCGTCCCGTGAGCACGCGGTCTGGGCCCTGCAGAACTACGGGTTCCGGGCCGTCATCTCGCCCCGGTTCGGTGACATCTTCCGGGGCAACTCCGGCAAGGCCGGACTCGTCGCCGCCCAGGTCGACGAGAAGGTCGTGCAGCGGCTCTGGGACCTGCTCGACGAACGCCCCGGTGCGACCGTCACCGTCGACCTCGAGACCCGCACCGTGCGCGCCGGTGAGGGGGTCGATGCCATCGAGGACTCCTTCGACATCGACGACTACACGCGGTGGCGGCTGCTCGAGGGCCTCGACGACATCGGAATCACGTTGGGCCACGACGAGGACATCGCCGCGTTCGAGGCCTCCCGACCGACGTGGAAGCCGGTGACGATCCACGCGGGCTGA
- the cofC gene encoding 2-phospho-L-lactate guanylyltransferase yields the protein MSDQEPTTRYAVLVPVKPPAVGKSRLAELDAGASRRRLAEAFAQDTVLACLRAETVRQVLVVTDDARFSQVLSALGCTAIPDGVSGDLNATLRQAAAEAHRRWPDLVPVAVCADLPALRSDDLDAVLGVLETGRPSFVPDAAGVGTTMYVAAHDEFDPHFGPGSRDAHLDAGARELAGVPASVRRDVDDPADLAAAVELGVGPHTSVALLAANPTP from the coding sequence ATGTCCGACCAGGAGCCCACCACCCGCTACGCCGTCCTCGTGCCGGTCAAGCCGCCGGCCGTGGGGAAGTCGCGCCTCGCAGAGCTCGACGCCGGCGCCTCCCGCCGCCGGCTGGCGGAGGCGTTCGCCCAGGACACCGTGCTCGCCTGCCTGCGGGCCGAGACGGTGCGGCAGGTGCTCGTCGTGACGGACGACGCCAGGTTCTCGCAGGTCCTGTCGGCGCTCGGCTGCACCGCGATCCCCGACGGCGTCTCCGGCGACCTCAACGCCACCCTGCGTCAGGCCGCGGCCGAGGCGCACCGTCGCTGGCCCGACCTCGTCCCGGTCGCCGTCTGCGCCGACCTCCCGGCGCTCCGGTCGGACGACCTCGACGCGGTGCTCGGCGTGCTCGAGACCGGACGGCCGAGCTTCGTTCCGGACGCTGCCGGCGTGGGGACCACCATGTACGTCGCTGCGCACGACGAGTTCGACCCGCACTTCGGTCCCGGCTCGCGCGACGCCCACCTCGACGCCGGCGCACGCGAGCTCGCCGGGGTCCCGGCGTCCGTGCGCCGCGACGTGGACGACCCGGCAGACCTCGCCGCCGCCGTCGAGCTCGGCGTGGGCCCGCACACGTCGGTCGCCCTGCTCGCCGCGAACCCCACGCCCTGA